A genomic window from Parasteatoda tepidariorum isolate YZ-2023 chromosome 10, CAS_Ptep_4.0, whole genome shotgun sequence includes:
- the LOC107448853 gene encoding transcriptional repressor p66 alpha isoform X4: MGIKTEGQSRGFNPVEFEEAADLSLRREKPFSYESRDRGSYSTSSYGLDETMDLSTKWRAPPLAERKPLGSISSTFPQSASTSNTSEPGSGERNSELKRSKSSHHVRMLPRKRLHISSESQPPNNSASSCSSPDVIVLSDEDKPRLNGHINGYESDSRNSDPEPMEMPPLPVEKVWDPIELKEKRRLLRELRDELRSEEMKLVLLKKLHQSQMIKENILNQAAAAVAGKMVPSANRGTSNAVPPPLVRSGQISQSQNKMLSQQLSHQSSVMNSSLICNQNAHGAPPPLIGQRGNNSTSGSTVSSNIMGNMMRNSHNSISRTPVTTPPNIVMGYNMHNLSQSAQSNQHQLPINQASAPQACPSPSSSIQSSQMERIDNQTPAQRQAAAKLALRKQLEKTLLQIPPPKPPPPEMHFVPNANNQEFICLLGLEKVVDLITEDPNINRPPPEPFECVQCGTDFSPVWKWQDAGRSRMLKPSVICETCVTSNIKKALKAEHTNRLKTAFVKALQQEQEIEQRMSQAMSSPPPPIGISPTHTPCSTPTPAIVTSSGPSIPTPPAPHSPVHGLMSKMSNNGGVSGSSSSQSSLVNSASLLQHLPKLSAAHQSLLHAQAQQLQHFAQTMPQPQPAHMYPFGPLLAAQAYSYQLLGKNPMSSAELQRQYLLDMIPPRSLPQGSMNWKT, encoded by the exons ATGGGAATCAAAACag AGGGACAGTCTCGTGGCTTCAATCCTGTGGAATTTGAAGAAGCTGCTGATTTGTCTTTGag gaGAGAAAAGCCATTTAGTTATGAGAGTAGAGATCGAGGTTCATACTCAACTTCCTCATATGGTTTGGATGAAACAATGGATCTGAGTACAAAATGGCGTGCTCCTCCATTAGCAGAGAGGAAACCTCTGGGTTCCATAAGCTCAACCTTTCCACAATCAGCCTCAACCTCAAATACCTCAGAGCCTGGTTCTGGAGAAagaaattctgaattaaaaagaagtaaatcatCTCACCATGTGCGTATGCTACCTCGCAAAAGACTTCACATTAGTAGCGAATCACAGCCTCCTAACAATAGTGCGAGTAGTTGTTCTTCTCCCGACGTCATTGTTCTTTCGGACGAGGACAAACCTCGTCTTAATGGGCACATTAACGGCTATGAAAGTGATTCTAGAAATTCGGACCCGGAACCCATGGAAATGCCTCCTCTTCCAGTGGAAAAGGTTTGGGATCCCATAGAATTGAAAGAGAAGAGGAGGCTTTTACGGGAGTTACGAGATGAGTTGAGGAGTGAGGAAATGAAACTTgttcttttgaaaaaacttcATCAAAGCCAgatgattaaagaaaatattctaaatcaaGCAGCTGCTGCTGTAGCTGGCAAAATGGTTCCTAGTGCAAATCGGGGTACTTCTAATGCTGTTCCACCTCCTTTGGTTCGAAGTGGCCAAATTTCACAATCTCAAAACAAAATGCTTAGCCAACAATTGTCTCACCAATCTTCTGTAATGAATTCTTCATTG atatgCAATCAAAATGCTCATGGAGCTCCACCTCCTCTGATTGGACAACGAGGTAATAATTCTACAAGTGGTTCTACAGTATCTTCTAACATCATGGGTAACATGATGAGAAACAGTCATAATTCTATTTCAAGAACACCAGTTACCACACCACCTAATATTGTGATGGGatataatatgcataatttGTCTCAGTCAGCTCAAAGTAATCAGCACCAGCTACCTATTAATCAG GCTTCTGCTCCTCAAGCTTGTCCTTCCCCCTCATCCTCTATTCAGTCATCCCAAATGGAAAGAATAGACAACCAAACACCGGCTCAAAGACAGGCAGCTGCAAAACTAGCATTGAGAAAGCAGTTAGAAAAGACACTCCTCCAAATTCCACCCCCAAAACCTCCACCTCCAGAGATGCACTTTGTACCGAATGCCAACAATCAAGAATTCATATGCTTATTAGGACTCGAAAAAGTTGTCGACCTAATCACCGAAGATCCGAACATAAACCGACCACCCCCTGAACCGTTTGAATGTGTTCAGTGTGGAACGGACTTTAGCCCCGTGTGGAAGTGGCAGGATGCGGGTCGCTCTCGCATGCTTAAACCTTCGGTTATCTGTGAGACTTGTGTCACATCCAACATAAAAAAAGCGCTCAAAGCAGAGCATACCAATCGGTTAAAGACAGCCTTTGTGAAAGCGCTTCAACAGGAGCAAGAAATCGAGCAGAGAATGTCACAGGCGATGTCGAGCCCTCCTCCTCCAATCGGCATATCCCCCACCCACACTCCTTGTTCTACTCCAACACCCGCTATCGTTACGTCGAGTGGCCCGTCTATACCGACTCCGCCTGCCCCTCATAGCCCTGTGCACGGACTAATGTCTAAGATGAGCAATAATGGAGGGGTTAGTGGCAGTAGTAGCTCCCAATCTTCGCTAGTGAACTCTGCCTCATTGTTACAGCACTTGCCAAAACTGAGTGCTGCTCATCAGTCATTGTTGCACGCTCAGGCGCAGCAGCTGCAACATTTTGCACAGACAATGCCTCAACCACAGCCAGCACATATGTATCCATTTGGACCTCTCTTAGCTGCTCAGGCATATTCATATCAATTGCTTGGGAAGAATCCCATGAGTTCTGCAGAATTGCAACGCCAATATTTACTGGACATGATCCCACCGAGGTCACTCCCTCAAGGGTCTATGAATTGGAAGACGTGA
- the LOC107448853 gene encoding transcriptional repressor p66 alpha isoform X1, translating into MHNFIASISCSMVIRMPKEWTGPSEYFAAGYYGNQNRKAIYRSVLTPEGQSRGFNPVEFEEAADLSLRREKPFSYESRDRGSYSTSSYGLDETMDLSTKWRAPPLAERKPLGSISSTFPQSASTSNTSEPGSGERNSELKRSKSSHHVRMLPRKRLHISSESQPPNNSASSCSSPDVIVLSDEDKPRLNGHINGYESDSRNSDPEPMEMPPLPVEKVWDPIELKEKRRLLRELRDELRSEEMKLVLLKKLHQSQMIKENILNQAAAAVAGKMVPSANRGTSNAVPPPLVRSGQISQSQNKMLSQQLSHQSSVMNSSLICNQNAHGAPPPLIGQRGNNSTSGSTVSSNIMGNMMRNSHNSISRTPVTTPPNIVMGYNMHNLSQSAQSNQHQLPINQASAPQACPSPSSSIQSSQMERIDNQTPAQRQAAAKLALRKQLEKTLLQIPPPKPPPPEMHFVPNANNQEFICLLGLEKVVDLITEDPNINRPPPEPFECVQCGTDFSPVWKWQDAGRSRMLKPSVICETCVTSNIKKALKAEHTNRLKTAFVKALQQEQEIEQRMSQAMSSPPPPIGISPTHTPCSTPTPAIVTSSGPSIPTPPAPHSPVHGLMSKMSNNGGVSGSSSSQSSLVNSASLLQHLPKLSAAHQSLLHAQAQQLQHFAQTMPQPQPAHMYPFGPLLAAQAYSYQLLGKNPMSSAELQRQYLLDMIPPRSLPQGSMNWKT; encoded by the exons GTGATAAGAATGCCAAAAGAATGGACTGGTCCTTCAGAATATTTCGCTGCTGGCTATTATGGGAATCAAAACag GAAAGCTATTTACCGTTCTGTTTTAACTCCAGAGGGACAGTCTCGTGGCTTCAATCCTGTGGAATTTGAAGAAGCTGCTGATTTGTCTTTGag gaGAGAAAAGCCATTTAGTTATGAGAGTAGAGATCGAGGTTCATACTCAACTTCCTCATATGGTTTGGATGAAACAATGGATCTGAGTACAAAATGGCGTGCTCCTCCATTAGCAGAGAGGAAACCTCTGGGTTCCATAAGCTCAACCTTTCCACAATCAGCCTCAACCTCAAATACCTCAGAGCCTGGTTCTGGAGAAagaaattctgaattaaaaagaagtaaatcatCTCACCATGTGCGTATGCTACCTCGCAAAAGACTTCACATTAGTAGCGAATCACAGCCTCCTAACAATAGTGCGAGTAGTTGTTCTTCTCCCGACGTCATTGTTCTTTCGGACGAGGACAAACCTCGTCTTAATGGGCACATTAACGGCTATGAAAGTGATTCTAGAAATTCGGACCCGGAACCCATGGAAATGCCTCCTCTTCCAGTGGAAAAGGTTTGGGATCCCATAGAATTGAAAGAGAAGAGGAGGCTTTTACGGGAGTTACGAGATGAGTTGAGGAGTGAGGAAATGAAACTTgttcttttgaaaaaacttcATCAAAGCCAgatgattaaagaaaatattctaaatcaaGCAGCTGCTGCTGTAGCTGGCAAAATGGTTCCTAGTGCAAATCGGGGTACTTCTAATGCTGTTCCACCTCCTTTGGTTCGAAGTGGCCAAATTTCACAATCTCAAAACAAAATGCTTAGCCAACAATTGTCTCACCAATCTTCTGTAATGAATTCTTCATTG atatgCAATCAAAATGCTCATGGAGCTCCACCTCCTCTGATTGGACAACGAGGTAATAATTCTACAAGTGGTTCTACAGTATCTTCTAACATCATGGGTAACATGATGAGAAACAGTCATAATTCTATTTCAAGAACACCAGTTACCACACCACCTAATATTGTGATGGGatataatatgcataatttGTCTCAGTCAGCTCAAAGTAATCAGCACCAGCTACCTATTAATCAG GCTTCTGCTCCTCAAGCTTGTCCTTCCCCCTCATCCTCTATTCAGTCATCCCAAATGGAAAGAATAGACAACCAAACACCGGCTCAAAGACAGGCAGCTGCAAAACTAGCATTGAGAAAGCAGTTAGAAAAGACACTCCTCCAAATTCCACCCCCAAAACCTCCACCTCCAGAGATGCACTTTGTACCGAATGCCAACAATCAAGAATTCATATGCTTATTAGGACTCGAAAAAGTTGTCGACCTAATCACCGAAGATCCGAACATAAACCGACCACCCCCTGAACCGTTTGAATGTGTTCAGTGTGGAACGGACTTTAGCCCCGTGTGGAAGTGGCAGGATGCGGGTCGCTCTCGCATGCTTAAACCTTCGGTTATCTGTGAGACTTGTGTCACATCCAACATAAAAAAAGCGCTCAAAGCAGAGCATACCAATCGGTTAAAGACAGCCTTTGTGAAAGCGCTTCAACAGGAGCAAGAAATCGAGCAGAGAATGTCACAGGCGATGTCGAGCCCTCCTCCTCCAATCGGCATATCCCCCACCCACACTCCTTGTTCTACTCCAACACCCGCTATCGTTACGTCGAGTGGCCCGTCTATACCGACTCCGCCTGCCCCTCATAGCCCTGTGCACGGACTAATGTCTAAGATGAGCAATAATGGAGGGGTTAGTGGCAGTAGTAGCTCCCAATCTTCGCTAGTGAACTCTGCCTCATTGTTACAGCACTTGCCAAAACTGAGTGCTGCTCATCAGTCATTGTTGCACGCTCAGGCGCAGCAGCTGCAACATTTTGCACAGACAATGCCTCAACCACAGCCAGCACATATGTATCCATTTGGACCTCTCTTAGCTGCTCAGGCATATTCATATCAATTGCTTGGGAAGAATCCCATGAGTTCTGCAGAATTGCAACGCCAATATTTACTGGACATGATCCCACCGAGGTCACTCCCTCAAGGGTCTATGAATTGGAAGACGTGA
- the LOC107448853 gene encoding transcriptional repressor p66 alpha isoform X3, whose product MGIKTVNYFRKAIYRSVLTPEGQSRGFNPVEFEEAADLSLRREKPFSYESRDRGSYSTSSYGLDETMDLSTKWRAPPLAERKPLGSISSTFPQSASTSNTSEPGSGERNSELKRSKSSHHVRMLPRKRLHISSESQPPNNSASSCSSPDVIVLSDEDKPRLNGHINGYESDSRNSDPEPMEMPPLPVEKVWDPIELKEKRRLLRELRDELRSEEMKLVLLKKLHQSQMIKENILNQAAAAVAGKMVPSANRGTSNAVPPPLVRSGQISQSQNKMLSQQLSHQSSVMNSSLICNQNAHGAPPPLIGQRGNNSTSGSTVSSNIMGNMMRNSHNSISRTPVTTPPNIVMGYNMHNLSQSAQSNQHQLPINQASAPQACPSPSSSIQSSQMERIDNQTPAQRQAAAKLALRKQLEKTLLQIPPPKPPPPEMHFVPNANNQEFICLLGLEKVVDLITEDPNINRPPPEPFECVQCGTDFSPVWKWQDAGRSRMLKPSVICETCVTSNIKKALKAEHTNRLKTAFVKALQQEQEIEQRMSQAMSSPPPPIGISPTHTPCSTPTPAIVTSSGPSIPTPPAPHSPVHGLMSKMSNNGGVSGSSSSQSSLVNSASLLQHLPKLSAAHQSLLHAQAQQLQHFAQTMPQPQPAHMYPFGPLLAAQAYSYQLLGKNPMSSAELQRQYLLDMIPPRSLPQGSMNWKT is encoded by the exons ATGGGAATCAAAACag TAAATTATTTCAGGAAAGCTATTTACCGTTCTGTTTTAACTCCAGAGGGACAGTCTCGTGGCTTCAATCCTGTGGAATTTGAAGAAGCTGCTGATTTGTCTTTGag gaGAGAAAAGCCATTTAGTTATGAGAGTAGAGATCGAGGTTCATACTCAACTTCCTCATATGGTTTGGATGAAACAATGGATCTGAGTACAAAATGGCGTGCTCCTCCATTAGCAGAGAGGAAACCTCTGGGTTCCATAAGCTCAACCTTTCCACAATCAGCCTCAACCTCAAATACCTCAGAGCCTGGTTCTGGAGAAagaaattctgaattaaaaagaagtaaatcatCTCACCATGTGCGTATGCTACCTCGCAAAAGACTTCACATTAGTAGCGAATCACAGCCTCCTAACAATAGTGCGAGTAGTTGTTCTTCTCCCGACGTCATTGTTCTTTCGGACGAGGACAAACCTCGTCTTAATGGGCACATTAACGGCTATGAAAGTGATTCTAGAAATTCGGACCCGGAACCCATGGAAATGCCTCCTCTTCCAGTGGAAAAGGTTTGGGATCCCATAGAATTGAAAGAGAAGAGGAGGCTTTTACGGGAGTTACGAGATGAGTTGAGGAGTGAGGAAATGAAACTTgttcttttgaaaaaacttcATCAAAGCCAgatgattaaagaaaatattctaaatcaaGCAGCTGCTGCTGTAGCTGGCAAAATGGTTCCTAGTGCAAATCGGGGTACTTCTAATGCTGTTCCACCTCCTTTGGTTCGAAGTGGCCAAATTTCACAATCTCAAAACAAAATGCTTAGCCAACAATTGTCTCACCAATCTTCTGTAATGAATTCTTCATTG atatgCAATCAAAATGCTCATGGAGCTCCACCTCCTCTGATTGGACAACGAGGTAATAATTCTACAAGTGGTTCTACAGTATCTTCTAACATCATGGGTAACATGATGAGAAACAGTCATAATTCTATTTCAAGAACACCAGTTACCACACCACCTAATATTGTGATGGGatataatatgcataatttGTCTCAGTCAGCTCAAAGTAATCAGCACCAGCTACCTATTAATCAG GCTTCTGCTCCTCAAGCTTGTCCTTCCCCCTCATCCTCTATTCAGTCATCCCAAATGGAAAGAATAGACAACCAAACACCGGCTCAAAGACAGGCAGCTGCAAAACTAGCATTGAGAAAGCAGTTAGAAAAGACACTCCTCCAAATTCCACCCCCAAAACCTCCACCTCCAGAGATGCACTTTGTACCGAATGCCAACAATCAAGAATTCATATGCTTATTAGGACTCGAAAAAGTTGTCGACCTAATCACCGAAGATCCGAACATAAACCGACCACCCCCTGAACCGTTTGAATGTGTTCAGTGTGGAACGGACTTTAGCCCCGTGTGGAAGTGGCAGGATGCGGGTCGCTCTCGCATGCTTAAACCTTCGGTTATCTGTGAGACTTGTGTCACATCCAACATAAAAAAAGCGCTCAAAGCAGAGCATACCAATCGGTTAAAGACAGCCTTTGTGAAAGCGCTTCAACAGGAGCAAGAAATCGAGCAGAGAATGTCACAGGCGATGTCGAGCCCTCCTCCTCCAATCGGCATATCCCCCACCCACACTCCTTGTTCTACTCCAACACCCGCTATCGTTACGTCGAGTGGCCCGTCTATACCGACTCCGCCTGCCCCTCATAGCCCTGTGCACGGACTAATGTCTAAGATGAGCAATAATGGAGGGGTTAGTGGCAGTAGTAGCTCCCAATCTTCGCTAGTGAACTCTGCCTCATTGTTACAGCACTTGCCAAAACTGAGTGCTGCTCATCAGTCATTGTTGCACGCTCAGGCGCAGCAGCTGCAACATTTTGCACAGACAATGCCTCAACCACAGCCAGCACATATGTATCCATTTGGACCTCTCTTAGCTGCTCAGGCATATTCATATCAATTGCTTGGGAAGAATCCCATGAGTTCTGCAGAATTGCAACGCCAATATTTACTGGACATGATCCCACCGAGGTCACTCCCTCAAGGGTCTATGAATTGGAAGACGTGA
- the LOC107448853 gene encoding transcriptional repressor p66 alpha isoform X2, producing MPKEWTGPSEYFAAGYYGNQNRKAIYRSVLTPEGQSRGFNPVEFEEAADLSLRREKPFSYESRDRGSYSTSSYGLDETMDLSTKWRAPPLAERKPLGSISSTFPQSASTSNTSEPGSGERNSELKRSKSSHHVRMLPRKRLHISSESQPPNNSASSCSSPDVIVLSDEDKPRLNGHINGYESDSRNSDPEPMEMPPLPVEKVWDPIELKEKRRLLRELRDELRSEEMKLVLLKKLHQSQMIKENILNQAAAAVAGKMVPSANRGTSNAVPPPLVRSGQISQSQNKMLSQQLSHQSSVMNSSLICNQNAHGAPPPLIGQRGNNSTSGSTVSSNIMGNMMRNSHNSISRTPVTTPPNIVMGYNMHNLSQSAQSNQHQLPINQASAPQACPSPSSSIQSSQMERIDNQTPAQRQAAAKLALRKQLEKTLLQIPPPKPPPPEMHFVPNANNQEFICLLGLEKVVDLITEDPNINRPPPEPFECVQCGTDFSPVWKWQDAGRSRMLKPSVICETCVTSNIKKALKAEHTNRLKTAFVKALQQEQEIEQRMSQAMSSPPPPIGISPTHTPCSTPTPAIVTSSGPSIPTPPAPHSPVHGLMSKMSNNGGVSGSSSSQSSLVNSASLLQHLPKLSAAHQSLLHAQAQQLQHFAQTMPQPQPAHMYPFGPLLAAQAYSYQLLGKNPMSSAELQRQYLLDMIPPRSLPQGSMNWKT from the exons ATGCCAAAAGAATGGACTGGTCCTTCAGAATATTTCGCTGCTGGCTATTATGGGAATCAAAACag GAAAGCTATTTACCGTTCTGTTTTAACTCCAGAGGGACAGTCTCGTGGCTTCAATCCTGTGGAATTTGAAGAAGCTGCTGATTTGTCTTTGag gaGAGAAAAGCCATTTAGTTATGAGAGTAGAGATCGAGGTTCATACTCAACTTCCTCATATGGTTTGGATGAAACAATGGATCTGAGTACAAAATGGCGTGCTCCTCCATTAGCAGAGAGGAAACCTCTGGGTTCCATAAGCTCAACCTTTCCACAATCAGCCTCAACCTCAAATACCTCAGAGCCTGGTTCTGGAGAAagaaattctgaattaaaaagaagtaaatcatCTCACCATGTGCGTATGCTACCTCGCAAAAGACTTCACATTAGTAGCGAATCACAGCCTCCTAACAATAGTGCGAGTAGTTGTTCTTCTCCCGACGTCATTGTTCTTTCGGACGAGGACAAACCTCGTCTTAATGGGCACATTAACGGCTATGAAAGTGATTCTAGAAATTCGGACCCGGAACCCATGGAAATGCCTCCTCTTCCAGTGGAAAAGGTTTGGGATCCCATAGAATTGAAAGAGAAGAGGAGGCTTTTACGGGAGTTACGAGATGAGTTGAGGAGTGAGGAAATGAAACTTgttcttttgaaaaaacttcATCAAAGCCAgatgattaaagaaaatattctaaatcaaGCAGCTGCTGCTGTAGCTGGCAAAATGGTTCCTAGTGCAAATCGGGGTACTTCTAATGCTGTTCCACCTCCTTTGGTTCGAAGTGGCCAAATTTCACAATCTCAAAACAAAATGCTTAGCCAACAATTGTCTCACCAATCTTCTGTAATGAATTCTTCATTG atatgCAATCAAAATGCTCATGGAGCTCCACCTCCTCTGATTGGACAACGAGGTAATAATTCTACAAGTGGTTCTACAGTATCTTCTAACATCATGGGTAACATGATGAGAAACAGTCATAATTCTATTTCAAGAACACCAGTTACCACACCACCTAATATTGTGATGGGatataatatgcataatttGTCTCAGTCAGCTCAAAGTAATCAGCACCAGCTACCTATTAATCAG GCTTCTGCTCCTCAAGCTTGTCCTTCCCCCTCATCCTCTATTCAGTCATCCCAAATGGAAAGAATAGACAACCAAACACCGGCTCAAAGACAGGCAGCTGCAAAACTAGCATTGAGAAAGCAGTTAGAAAAGACACTCCTCCAAATTCCACCCCCAAAACCTCCACCTCCAGAGATGCACTTTGTACCGAATGCCAACAATCAAGAATTCATATGCTTATTAGGACTCGAAAAAGTTGTCGACCTAATCACCGAAGATCCGAACATAAACCGACCACCCCCTGAACCGTTTGAATGTGTTCAGTGTGGAACGGACTTTAGCCCCGTGTGGAAGTGGCAGGATGCGGGTCGCTCTCGCATGCTTAAACCTTCGGTTATCTGTGAGACTTGTGTCACATCCAACATAAAAAAAGCGCTCAAAGCAGAGCATACCAATCGGTTAAAGACAGCCTTTGTGAAAGCGCTTCAACAGGAGCAAGAAATCGAGCAGAGAATGTCACAGGCGATGTCGAGCCCTCCTCCTCCAATCGGCATATCCCCCACCCACACTCCTTGTTCTACTCCAACACCCGCTATCGTTACGTCGAGTGGCCCGTCTATACCGACTCCGCCTGCCCCTCATAGCCCTGTGCACGGACTAATGTCTAAGATGAGCAATAATGGAGGGGTTAGTGGCAGTAGTAGCTCCCAATCTTCGCTAGTGAACTCTGCCTCATTGTTACAGCACTTGCCAAAACTGAGTGCTGCTCATCAGTCATTGTTGCACGCTCAGGCGCAGCAGCTGCAACATTTTGCACAGACAATGCCTCAACCACAGCCAGCACATATGTATCCATTTGGACCTCTCTTAGCTGCTCAGGCATATTCATATCAATTGCTTGGGAAGAATCCCATGAGTTCTGCAGAATTGCAACGCCAATATTTACTGGACATGATCCCACCGAGGTCACTCCCTCAAGGGTCTATGAATTGGAAGACGTGA